Proteins encoded within one genomic window of Humulus lupulus chromosome 1, drHumLupu1.1, whole genome shotgun sequence:
- the LOC133825825 gene encoding uncharacterized protein LOC133825825: MGQKKKLTLKPVAVSDEMTAEDLPSIQEVEPELTTVEEFHEPCADLEMDRGAEEMYDGNMNRTSSKAGNCAEEVEGADFQSSVKEIWSKFKSNQVLTPPTRLDFTEPLKVGEQIVSRLDMEEVEIEASFWKNSIVCIVLGANPPFRVFEGFVKRVWGNLGVDKIVRMHSGFTLVNFMDEATRDLILETGVIHFDKKPIVLCPWTTDMDSVRMVKSVPVWIRLNGLGLQYWGKNSLSALVSTIGKPIMVDKVTQSREMVKYARVLVDMEISDYPPKSIAYINERGQLVEQSVEYEWLPSKCAVCAQLGHIVANCNKEKGVVWKKKTSVEKGEKSEQEINGSEIVQKHQTEATKPENRVQNSTSIDADERGKSMYKDIESKESTDQGIHISSQLVGLLPKEEGQGQWLLLTRQ; encoded by the coding sequence atgGGTCAGAAGAAGAAACTAACATTGAAGCCGGTGGCGGTTTCCGATGAGATGACGGCGGAAGACCTCCCTTCGATCCAAGAAGTGGAGCCTGAGTTGACTACTGTTGAAGAGTTTCATGAACCTTGTGCCGATTTAGAGATGGATCGTGGAGCTGAGGAGATGTATGATGGGAATATGAATCGTACTTCGTCCAAAGCAGGGAACTGTGCTGAGGAGGTCGAGGGAGCCGATTTTCAGAGCTCtgtgaaggaaatttggagtaagtTCAAATCGAATCAGGTTCTAACCCCTCCTACCCGTCTGGATTTTACTGAACCTCTGAAAGTTGGTGAACAAATTGTTTCTCGTCTGGATATGGAGGAGGTGGAGATTGAAGCCTCATTCTGGAAAAACTCTATAGTTTGTATTGTGCTTGGTGCTAACCCACCCTTTAGAGTTTTTGAAGGTTTTGTCAAAAGAGTCTGGGGGAACCTAGGGGTTGATAAGATAGTAAGAATGCACTCTGGTTTCACATTGGTAAATTTCATGGATGAAGCTACACGGGACCTAATACTGGAAACGGGAGTCATTCACTTTGACAAGAAACCAATTGTCCTTTGTCCTTGGACAACAGACATGGATTCTGTGAGAATGGTTAAGTCTGTCCCGGTGTGGATTCGGTTGAATGGTTTGGGATTGCAATATTGGggaaaaaatagtcttagtgCTCTGGTGAGTACAATTGGCAAACCAATAATGGTGGACAAGGTGACCCAGAGTAGAGAGATGGTGAAATATGCTCGGGTTTTGGTGGATATGGAGATTTCGGATTACCCTCCTAAAAGTATTGCTTATATCAATGAACGGGGGCAGTTAGTGGAACAATCGGTTGAGTATGAATGGCTCCCTTCTAAATGTGCTGTTTGTGCTCAGTTAGGGCATATAGTGGCTAATTGTAACAAGGAAAAAGGAgtggtttggaagaagaaaacCTCtgttgagaaaggagagaagtcAGAACAGGAAATTAATGGTTCTGAGATAGTTCAAAAGCATCAAACTGAGGCTACTAAACCAGAAAACAGAGTGCAAAATTCTACAAGTATTGATGCAGACGAGCGGGGTAAGAGCATGTATAAGGACATTGAGTCAAAGGAGAGTACTGATCAGGGTATTCACATATCATCACAGCTAGTTGGATTACTCCCAAAAGAAGAGGGCCAAGGGCAGTGGCTGCTCCTAACAAGGCAGTAG
- the LOC133825832 gene encoding uncharacterized protein LOC133825832, with protein MNSWNSSSGSGGGLSKIVQKLLRVKHVLKRFSREVVGDVVLDYKSAKEEFNIAQEALASNPSDITLQLAVTQKQENFSIMLNRYSSYLKQQSKIKWVNFSDENSRYFHAIMRKRRLENRITSFSVGDKIEDDYSIVVEHFLTHFRKFMGSSSSATEKIDLNCLNQGRRLSLEQQVSIHSSKSPGLYGFGSGFFKGLWENIGDDIARSVLEFFQDGFLPQSLNETVISLIPKVSDPKTASDYRPIACYELIIFCKGNIISVTHIQEAFKKFCYSTGLSANKSKSHIFFRGVKEDNKGKILELMQMEEGSFPLKYLGVHLRPTKWKASDCGVILDKLNKNLNCWASRNLSFAGRAQLIHSVLLGIRNFWMSIFILPFKITAAIDKSCCDFLWGANGNRSKLHNPSWEKVCLPKKLGGIGFREGKKWNMALMAKCLWAISNKQDCLWVRWINSVYLKEHSIWNVPIKHDMSWYFKKLLRLSQVIDATTLQQAEKGGKFRVKLFYTSLATAQKVLYAGTVWNKLLVPKHRFIYWQILNSQLLTRDHLSRIMPIHSAICPVCASVNESHSHLFLECIFTRKLFGELLCILFGKIGTSVFFTLFVFQLVVLSWKLGRLSNVEFWAAVWLFKAVASCFVLYLVMPAEDLFDLYSESDLVAPVSKKKGSRQHRGESSSNPPTKKA; from the exons ATGAACAGCTGGAATTCTTCTTCAGGTTCGGGAGGAGGTTTATCTAAGATTGTTCAGAAGCTTCTTCGGGTTAAACATGTTTTGAAAAGATTTAGTAGGGAAGTGGTGGGAGATGTAGTCTTGGATTACAAGTCGGCCAAGGAGGAATTCAATATAGCTCAGGAAGCTTTGGCTTCTAACCCCTCTGATATTACGCTTCAGCTTGCTGTTACTCAGAAGCAGGAAAATTTTTCTATTATGCTAAACCGATACTCTAGTTATCTCAAGCAGCAAAGTAAAATTAAGTGGGTCAATTTCAGTGATGAAAACTCTAGATACTTCCATGCTATTATGAGGAAAAGAAGATTGGAAAATAGAATTACTTCTTTCTCTGTTGGTGATAAAATTGAGGATGATTATTCGATAGTAGTGGAGCACTTTCTCACTCATTTCAGGAAGTTTATGGGGAGTAGTAGTTCGGCcactgaaaaaattgatttaaatTGTTTGAACCAGGGTAGAAGACTGTCTTTGGAGCAGCAAGTCAG CATCCATTCTTCTAAAAGCCCTGGGTTATATGGCTTCGGATCAGGTTTTTTCAAGGGGTTATGGGAGAATATTGGAGATGACATAGCTCGGTCTGTGTTAGAATTCTTCCAGGATGGTTTTTTGCCTCAGTCGCTGAATGAAACAGTGATATCTCTCATTCCTAAGGTGTCAGACCCGAAAACAGCAAGTGATTACAGGCCTATTGCCTGCT ATGAATTGATAATATTCTGTAAAGGCAATATCATTTCAGTGACTCATATTCAAGAAGCTTTCAAGAAATTCTGTTATTCTACAGGTCTTTCTGCGAACAAATCGAAATCTCATATATTCTTTAGAGGAGTTAAAGAAGACAATAAAGGGAAGATTCTTGAATTGATGCAAATGGAGGAAGGATCTTTTCCTTTGAAATACTTGGGAGTTCACCTTCGTCCTACTAAATGGAAAGCTTCAGATTGCGGGGTGATTTTGGACAAGCTGAATAAAAATCTCAATTGTTGGGCGAGTAGGAATCTGTCTTTTGCTGGGCGTGCTCAACTAATTCACTCGGTATTGCTTGGTATCAGAAATTTTTGGATGAGCATATTCATTCTGCCTTTTAAAATCACAGCAGCCATAGACAAAAGCTGTTGTGACTTCCTCTGGGGTGCCAACGGAAACAGAAGTAAACTTCATAACCCCTCTTGGGAGAAAGTTTGTCTCCCTAAAAAGCTGGGTGGTATTGGATTTCGCGAAGGTAAGAAATGGAATATGGCTTTGATGGCGAAGTGTTTATGGGCGATCTCTAACAAACAGGACTGTCTTTGGGTTAGATGGATTAACTCAGTCTATCTTAAGGAGCACTCTATTTGGAATGTTCCTATTAAGCATGATATGAGCTGGTACTTTAAGAAGCTATTGAGGCTAAGTCAAGTCATTGATGCAACTACTTTGCAGCAAGCTGAAAAGGGAGGTAAATTTCGTGTCAAACTTTTTTACACTTCTCTTGCTACTGCCCAAAAAGTTTTATATGCTGGAACTGTGTGGAATAAGCTGCTAGTGCCCAAGCACAGATTCATTTATTGGCAGATTCTTAACAGCCAACTACTCACCAGAGATCATTTGAGTCGCATAATGCCTATCCACTCTGCTATCTGTCCTGTTTGTGCCTCAGTAAATGAATCTCACAGCCACTTATTCCTGGAATGTATCTTCACTAGGAAATTATTTGGGGAG CTACTTTGTATTTTGTTTGGAAAAATCGGAACAAGTGTATTTTTTACTCTGTTTGTCTTTCAGCTAGTAGTCTTATCTTGGAAATTAGGAAGATTGTCAAATGTAGAGTTTTGG GCTGCAGTGTGGCTGTTTAAAGCTGTTGCTTCTTGCTTTGTTTTGTATCTTG